The nucleotide sequence AGACAAAAAGCCTTAGCAAGGTGCTACATGCAAAGTTACAGTAcagaaaggaaaaggaaaaaaaaagagaacaGAATATGGAAGAGAACTAAACAAAATTATTACATGAAACAATTGACTTTACCCCATTCCTTCCAATCCTGATCTGTTTTTCCAGCCCTTGCTTTCATCCATAAAAATGAGAGTGCCTTTACGTCTCCGACCGCCCTTGATACCTGTGTTGTTTTCTGATTAAAGATTAAATTGTTTCGAATCCGCCATAGGGTCCAACATGTTGCTGCCGTGACTAGATATATCGCCTTCCTTTTCTCTTCCGACGAACAATAAGACTCGATATATTCCAATAATCCGACCAAGCTAAGCAAATACCTCGGGAGAGGTAATTTTACCCATAAGGAGATCGCCGTCCATACTAATTGTGCATATTGACAGGAAATTAGTAAATGATCAACTGTTTCCGCATTCGAACCGCATAAGGCACATGTAATCGAAGGAATGTTTATATTCCTTATCACCAAAGCCTCCCTTGTCGGAATCCGATCCAGCACCGCCCTCCACAAAAAACAGTTTATTTTTTTCGGTATCCAGCTTAGCCATTTCAGAACTTGTGTTTCCGGAATGCTTTGAATACTATCCAACTCTGTACGTAATATATTAACTTTGAAGACTTCTCATGTTTCGTCTTGTCTCCATAACCATGCATCCGATTTCATCTCTATCTTGATACCTTCCAGTAGCTTAACACACTCATTCCAAGCTTCTGAAGTCTGTGATTGATTGACCAAAGACCCACCGTCCCATACCCACGAAAGTTGCCCATCCATAAAACAATAACGTTGTTTAACCATGCAGTACTTTTCTGTTTCCAAACTAAAAAGGTTGGGGAATCGTTCACGTAATCAAAGATTGCCTGCCCACTTGTCCAGCCAGAAAAAAGTTTTGTTACCCCTTCCCAGTTGCACTTCGATCCTATTCTGAACATCTGACAAATTGAGATTCGGTCCCTTTCCTAAATTCACAATGTTTTTCCACACACCTGTAATCGAACTCCTCAATGGAATGGAAGAGTAACTTCGTCTCCTACCATGTATTGCCTTAATAACTTTCGTCCAGAGGTGTGATGTTTCGTTCCTAAATTTCACGATCCATATCACCATCATAGCCTTATTCATTGATGCTAGGCTGCCAATACCCAAACCCCCATGTTCTTTAGGTGCTACAACTTTGAACCAAGGTACCTAACTCATCTTATTCTTATCTAGACAACCTCCCCAAAGAAACTTATGCCTTACTTTCTCAAGATATTTGATAACATGTAACGGTGCATTAAAAAAGATAAGTAGTAAGTTGGGAGGTTACCTAAGACCGCCTTTACAAGTGTCATTCTTCCGCCAAATGATAGTGTTTGTGCCTTCCATAAAAAGAGTTTACTTTCAAATCTATCGATGACGGGCTTCCAATTTTTTACCAAACCCATGTTGGAACCCACCGGTAAGTCTAGATATGTAAATGGTATGGAGCCTGTTTCACAACCAAGTATTGAAGCCATATTCAAGACATCCTCATTTCCCACCCCCACACCAAACACTTTACTTTTAACAAAGTTAACTTTTAGTCCCGAGGATAAATCAAAGCATCTTAGGAGCCTTGCAAGGTTGTAGAAATTTGGTTCCGACCATTCACCTACAAACAGTACATCATCCGCATAGAGTAGGTGTGAAACGGTTGGACCCCCACCCGGTGTTGAAATTCCTTTGAAGATACCCTCGTTCACCGCACAATCCGTGGCAATATGTAGAGCCTCCATCGCCAGGATGAAAAGAAGTGGAGATAACGGGTCAACTTGTCGACCCCCCCTGTGAATATCAAATTCGAAGGTTGGTGACCCGTTAACTAGAACCGATGTTCTAGCCGTCTTTAGTATTCACGTCACCCATTTCCTCCATAGAGCCGGGAAGCCCATTTGCGCTAAGACCGACTCCAAGAACTCCCAGCTTAGAGAGTCAAAAGCTTTCTCGAAGTCGACCTTAAAGAGCATCATCTTCCTCTTACTACTTTTTGCCCATGAAATAAGCTCGTTGGTAATTAAAGGACCTTCAAGAATGCTTCGTCCTTCGATGTAAGCCGTCTGTAAATCACTAACTAATGAGCCAATAACCATCTTGAGCCTATTAGCTAGGATTTTAGTTACCACTTTTGATATACACCCAATCAAGTTGATCGGCCAAAAATCATTGATTGTCTATGGATTATTTATTTTAGGAATGAGAGAGATGAAACTCGAGTTGCAGGCCCGGTTGAGTTTTCCATGTACATAGAAGTAATCAAGTGCTAGCCCGAAATCTTTTTCAAATATGTCCCAAAAGTCTTTTAGGAACATGAATGTAAAACCATCCGGACCCGGTGTTTTATCACCACCACAACTCCAGACTGCCTCCTTTATTTCCTCTTTTGAAAATCTCTTTACCAACATGGCTGATTGATTCGAAGTTAGTACTTTGAACCCAGTATTGACGAACATAGGTCTCTCATGCTCCTGTTCCAAAAAAATCGATTCATAATGCTTGTAGATTTTCTCCTTAAGTTCCTCCGGTTGCGATATCCAAACGTCCTCAAAGATTTTAGTAATATACTAATTCATTTATAACTAATCTTTtaaatttttctatcttcaattaattagtcaactaagtATTAATTATCCTACCTATAATCTACAAAATCTAAACATATCAAAAATTTTCTTACATATACCCTACACGTTATAAAATTTTATCCTACACACGTCAAAACTTATCTTACACACTTCGAAATATTTATCCTACAAATCTCAAAATATATCCTAAACATCTCATAATTCATCTTACACATATTATAATTTATTcaacactttaaattaagttgtttttttaatttcaaaaaagtatatattttgaaaaggagctatactttaaattttcttttgagttaaatgcttggttggtccttGTAGTTTGCAAAAATTCCATACTTGATCCTAGTGGTTTattaattacacgcgtggtcccaaaagttgtcaaaaataaaCTCGGTTGGTCCCTAACGTAACatctgttaaatttctcagttaactatgtgtAAAATGACTACATTACCCTTGAACagttaaaagaaataaaaaatatacaAAGAAACTGCAACTAGTTCCATCTTCTTCAATCTCTCTCTCTAACAAACTCTaacaccaccacctcctccacctgCAACTGAACCTGCATTGTATTCTCCCAAACCCTAATTGCGTTCTCCCAAACCCTAATTGCAGATCCAGGAATCTTGTTTCCTTTTATCTGAAAGTTTTTTTAGACAACCACTACCTCCACCGTCCCAGTCACTtcaacctccaccaccaccaaaccaCGACCTTCTAGATCTGAAAATTGTTGACAACCAGACAAATATGAAGAATATAATGCGATGATGAAGCTGAATtgtcaaaaaaaaattgttgtaatAATCGAATTGGATTTAAATTCCAAAGGTCTTCGGTGAAGGTGATCATGATTAGTTTGAATTTTGTGCACCACTTTCAAAGTAAATCAATAATGGAGCTGACTTGAATTTCGATTTTTAATAAATCACTTACTTGACTTAACCACCACGGTTTTAATAAATCACCGATTTCCGTTGACATTAAAGCTCATATCCGATACCTATACAAGCGGATTCAAGACTTATAGACACCGTTAATCATGCTATTAAACTAGCTGTCGACGATGTGAAAGTCAGACGCCGACGACGACTGCTGTTCAagcaccgttcaaaaaaaaactcTTTATGTTTTGTGCTTTCTTAAAGGTGGGGCTCAATGAAAACTCACCGGCATTTATGGCGGGTGATGGTTCAATTTCCGGTGACTTAGTATGGCCGGAGATGGTGACTAGAGCTGGAGTCGGAGACGGTGGCCTGAGTTGGGGACTCTTATGAAAGAGATGGGTTTGACTCTTAATATGTTAATTAGTAATtaatatttattaataataagggtaaaatggACATTTTATATGAACTTAACTAGAAATTTTAACAAGGTTAGTTACTAAGGATCATACATGTTATGAATATGCAAACATTGGGCCACTCGTGTAACATTTTTCAAACCATTAGGATCAAGTGTGTAATTATTAAACCATCGGGACCAAATCTGCAATATttacaaaccatagggaccaaccaagcatttaactcttttctTTTCATTTGAACTATTTAGTATACAGATATGCCCGGTGCTTAGTGGCATCTTAGAGTGCGATAAGACTTTAGGGTTAATATGTCATGGTTCGATTCCCAAAAAAAGGTTTTTCCTATATTTGTTGGGTTACTTctaaattggtgtatagacatttaCCTAATGGAGATGAATATGATCTAGTAGTGAAGCTGGATATAATCGGATGATTACGCTGGCATGTAATGGTCCCTGGGCTTTGGTCACTTTTGTTACCTTTAGTttaaaactcaaatcttttgaatctgtatccctgtggtttcaattttattaCCGTTTTCATTGAAAAGTAAAATCTGATCCGATTTTTCAattaaaattcattttttttgtctttttcctctctTTAATAAACGGCAAAATTGTCAGATTTTTTTAATATGTTGAAATAaaacgttaaaaaaaaaaaatactattttGCACTTTATTAAAAgggagaaaaaaaattaaaaaaaaaaattgaataatAGCTGAAATCTAACCAGATTTTGAGTTTGAATGAAAATAGCAACGAAAGTGAAACCAAAAGAATacagatttaaaaggtttgaattTTGATTTAAAATGAAAAAAGCGACGAAATCTCATGCATCATTTACTTAATataataaagagttaattactgtttttgtcACTGTGGTTTgccaaaaatcactatttcagtccattagtttaaaaattgcgatttcagtctaTGTGGTTTCACTTTCTTAACCATTTTAGTCCACCTCCGTTGACCCCATCCATTTATTCTTTTAAGTACACgtgaattgaccataatgcccttattaataaaaaacaaaaagatatctaAATGAGTTAGTTATTATTTTCGTACCTATGGtttatcaaaaatcactatttcagtccattagtttaaaaattgcgatttcagtccctgtggtttcactttcgtctTATAGTTCATATTTAATGTGCGTATCAGATTGCAGACTGGTTTATAACGAACGCTTATGCACGCCTATGAAAACTAATGGTTGAAATGTACAAAGAAGAGCTCGATGTTGAAGAGGTGAACTGTGAATCTTCACCGGAACAGGCTGCAAATTTTTCATTTTGGTTTGGCTCGATCCACTTTAGATGAAGAAGGCCAAGAATGCGATCTTGAACCAACGCTGCGTAGCGTGCGCGGGGGCATAAACCTAGTATGGACTTAAATTGGATTGTAGGGTTCGACCCACCATGGCTTCACTAGAAGTAGAAGTCTAGCACTATTTTTACATATATGGttccaaaattttaattttagaTTTCAGAATGAGAAAATGTTCAGGTAAGCACTATTTTTCAAagttattatgttaattgatgcTTCTAGGAAGATACTAATTGGGGTGGGGTAATGGGTCGTCAGACATTAAGAGGGTGGGGTTGTGATGTCGGAGAAGATGACTTGAAACTTTTGCCGGAAATGAGAACAGAGATGGAGTGGGGTGGGGTAGCGTGGGGTTGTATTTTAACAAGTGGGTCCTAGAATACAATCTTTTAAATTTCCAtggttttttatttaattaacacaagggtaatttaggtatttcattaaaaaagTTAACGGTAAAATAAACGGTGTTGGGagactggactgaaatggttacgaagttgaaaccacggggactgaaatagtgatttttaacaaaccacatgaatgaaaacagtaattaactcatttagatatctttttgttttaataagggcattatggtcaattcacatgtagttaacagaataaatgaatggggttaacggaggcagactgaaatggttatgaaagtgaaactaaaaggactgaaatcgtaatttttaaacgaATGTAAGTTtacttaataaataataaaagtaacaaGAAACTTATTAAAATATTACctattttggcagtttacttaatataataatataataataaaagtaacaaCACAATTTTTTAAGGGCAAATTTGGATCATTAACGGACCGCTGGAGTATTATCGTGCAACCAGATAAACCACCCGTTCATATCCATCTTCACTAGGTATAGTGtcacaccaattcaggaggaaacccaataaacatgGAAAAACCCCCCTTATGGTAATCGAACACAAAACCTATTGGTGTTAAAGTTTTATCCCACCACAtaaatgccactaggctataaagccatgacTAAGTAACAACAAACTTATTAAAATATTATATCTATGCAGTAGTGTAGCATTTATCACATCACTATCTTTCATTGCAAACATTTAATCTATCGCAGTCAGTTAAACCGACAAAGCCCACAGATTTCAACACCTATTTCAAGTTCCATCAACATCTGTCGTCATATGTCTCTCTCTCCTCAAACCGCCGGCacattctctctctaaactcaCCAATTTCCTCCCTCAAGATCCAACTTTGACATGCCAACCACCCAACACCACCACCATGCCACCGTTAACCACCGTTTACCACCCAAACAAAACCCTAAACTCTTATCAATACTCCTCAAACTCATCATCATGTTCCTTATTCTCTCAATCTTTCTAATCTTTCTGGGCCTTGCTGCAATTATTCTACTCAACCTCCTCATCGCCGGCTCCATCGCCAACCGCCGCAGGAGCCGCCGCCACAACGCCGGCATGCAGAACAATCTTCCCATGTTCCGATACTCCGCCGCAACTACCTCGGATGATTGTTCGATTTGCTTGGAGTGTTTCAAAGAAGGAGAGTTTTGTCGTGCGCTTCCGGTTTGTGACCATTTGTTTCATGCAAAGTGTGTGGATTTGTGGCTAGTGAAAGTGTTGAATTGCCCGGTTTGTCGGGCACCGGTTCGGGTGGATGGTGATTGGCGGTCCGGTTCGGTTGTTGATGATGAGTCTAAATTCTTGTGGGCAGTTGATGTAGGTAGGCAGGTAGTGTGGTAAACTGTTAGATTTGGAGTTCGGTTCTTGATGATGTTAAATGGTTTTATATTTCAAGTTTGGTTTGTATAGTAAATTAGTAATTTTGCCTTTTAATTTTAGTTGAGAGAATATAGCTTGTCCTGGTTATTTCTTGATTTGGATCTTGTTGGAGATAATTATAGTGTTAAAGAGGTGTGGTTAAGGAAATAGCCACGTTAGTGTCACATATGTGGCCTCAGTTGGTACCGTCCGGTACCgaaagaaccggtaccgaaatGTTAAAAGTTGGGTACCGAAAAGGTATCCGGTTCAGTAAATTCGGTACCTGTACCGGTTCGATACCGATACCGGGTCCATTTTGCTCATCCCTAGCACTTTCCATTGCCACTTCATTAAATAAATTAaactattttttaaaaaaaattaaataaattaaacttAAATAACGAATTATACCACCTCCCATCCAACTTTCAACTCATTTTCCCCACATTATCCCTTGGCATACCAAATTAACTAAATCCTAACCTATTTAATTATTTGGCTGATGTACCACTTGTTAAGTGACGTGACATCCGGCGTGTCATTTTTTATGATATGGTTCTTGTTTAGTGACGTGTTACTTGATCTAGCTAACTGTTCAATTAGTTTGAGAGTAATAGAGTAAAATATGTTAAAAGTTGGAAGTGGCGTAGAAAGGTCATTTTTTAACGATTTGCAAATCAAAACACCACATAAATATAAGGGAAAATTACAAAAGTAACCATTGAGCAATACTATTTTCAAATTTAGCAACTTCATGGGTCCTTGGAGCGGCACATCGTGCACAAGATGAGTCTTTCAAGTACGTGATACGTCTTTGAATGAAATCCAATAAAAATGGACACATGGACACCACGACTTTCAAAACACCATGACTTTCAAAGGGGCATGGGATGCGACTCGAAGGTATGGGATGCGTCCAGTGGCGGATATACGAACTTTTTTCACTGCTTTCTTTTGGTATATTCTCACTAATTCTTACTATCTTTTTGCAAATCATATGAGGTTCTCACCTCATTATAGTAATTCTCTAGACTAATTGTGCTTCGATGCTTTGACCAGATGGCATGCTCAAGTTTATGTTCTAAATAAATTAAAATTAAGGCTTTTGTTCCTAACATATTTATGGAACAAAATCCTTTGCACAAGCAGGCTTTTttttgatctccatcctctccttGTACTAAGCCACGTGTTTCTCAGAATCTGTAGTCCCACCGCAAAGCTTCATATTTGGAATTTGGAATCTCTTTAAGATCTCTGCACTGCATATGGGAGGAGCAAACGAAGAGATCCTGTGGCTTTCTGGTGATACTTACGGTATAGGTTGTACCACTCCTGGCACACTAGATATCATATCCTTTTACTTCTTCAGTTCTCTTGACAACTTAGGATTAACACCTGAACCCTTCACAAAATTAGTAGTGTCTAATGAATTATTACTAACAAGGTTACCAGTGTTAGGATTATGGAATAAGGATCCTGGTGTGACACCTAGATATCTGCTTGTTGTGACCCTGACGGAAGAAGTTCAACCAACTGTTGCTTATCCTGATATACCGAAGCTCAGGATCATGGACTGCAAAGGCGTCGTCACCTATACTGGGTCCTTGGAGCTCTTCAATTCCCTAAGCTCTTTGAATAGTAGTTGGTTGGTCTCCTGTTGCTGCTTCATCTGATCCTTTACCGTAGCAAACAGCAACAACATCTCATCATTAGAAGCAAACATGGGTAGCGTAGTAGATTTCCCAGATCCTGAAAAAGTGTTTCCCACAACAGTGGTTTTCCTCTAGTTTGCTGGAGGAGGAAGATGGTTGCTGGTTCCAAAGGTCGCAACAGTAATAGAGGATGAAGTTGATGGTGATTTGTGCTGAGAAGCCATTTTCGAGAATAACTTTGAAAAAATTTGGTTTAATAGAATTTTCAAGAGAAATTTTACGATGaaaagcaccaattgccccatggTGGGCGTCAGATTGTTTCGATAAAAAATTAACATGATGAACTTAACAACTAAAATGAGAAAGTGTGGTGAGGTGCTTGTAGAATTACCGGGTTTGATATTTAGGATCCTAAGTGTAGAAAACAGTTTTTTAGGTAAAAAGAGGTAAAGTGTAATGTGATCAGGATGAATGCAATGAATAAGTAACAACACAAGAGATTTATCACggggaaaaagcccttgatcttctTCTTGAAGATGATCTTCGGCACAAAAAAACCCAAGGAGCTGGAAACTACACAAATCATCTTCATATAACAATGTAAAAACTACTGTGTGTTACAATGGTGTTTGTAGTGATATGAGTGAGTAGAGTGTGTAAGTTGTGTCTAACTCCATTAGATCGGGCCTATATATAATACAAAGTAAAAAATGAATCCTAACTAAGCTTCTGAAATTCTCGGGATCCTGTGAAGACCAAGCAAGTGACCGTTGTAGTTTTTGTTGGACTCTATATGctcaagacacatattaaattgatgtggctagtacgttatgatccaagtcgagtcatacccaaatacaagctagacaaacacttatactatttatttgtgatatgatcaaacaaataaatattaacacttacaatatttagaaattggtgttctaaataattacacttgagaaacCAATAaatatatggataatttattttgagagaacattttatttggttatttaatgggttaaataatattttaaaaaGGTTGTATAAAGTCTTGCATTTATGTGGTGTtatatttataaaagttataaatataTAAACCAAGACttgaattttataaaagaaatctgattttttttataaaataaagaagTGGGCCCCCCTTTTGTCTTACCAAGATAAGATCTTGGTCCAATCACAATTCATGCTTTTGCATGTGTTAGAGAGGATTTGATTGGATGGTCTTTCGAAGACCATTTTGGTCCAATGAACTCTCATGCACTTGCATGTGGAAGAAGCTTGGTGATTGGCCCAAAAGAAGGTGCACATCTCTCATGGTTATAAAAGGAATTGGATGACCAAATGAAGAAGGTGAACTAGTAATTTTACTCTAAAATTTCGGCCACCATAGGGAATTTTCTCAAATGTTCGGGTCTTGACCATTAGTGTTAAAATCCTAGCTAATCTCgtggtgtttgttggaagcttggggtatacaagcttgaggtcttctactcttgaGGACAACCATTTCAAGAATCATCATCCGTTTCATCATCCtattactccaagaaggtagtattctaaacaccctatggttgtgtttgatagtatgcatgttcatatatggatccgggttttgggattttgcTTATAAATGGAATTTATATCTTAAAaggaaacatgttttaaatattatttccgctgcgtttttatttcatatggatgaaattactttgataaacatattaaaatcccatcaatggcatctagaggcgcttatatgagtgcatgtTTCAATAAGATTAAAATTTCAGGTTTTGGGTTTGAATAAAACCCTATGGCCGAAAATTTTAATATGGTTATccctttgtttttcaagattattttcttacatgcataagagaatcttgaaaaattatttcatatggatgatttgtttgtttgggCAAAACTTACCTTTTCGGTTTTTTGAACATTAGCCGAAAATGTTTATAAAAGGGAACCATTTTTTTATATGTTTcttgaaattaatatatatatatatatatatatatatatatttggatatatattttggtgcatatgacctagccatgaccttgtgttgaATGATTGCGTTgtgatttattttatttattatttcaatgggttgtaataattattattttgtttcttccattagaagatatgtaatttatttattttcatttggtatgtaaaataaatagattaggtgcattttattttactagaaaaaatgtattaggatatattttgtaaaagaagatgcacacaaaaatgcggttttggtttGGACCACAATATTCGGTCCAAAGAACTTCATCGTTCTCAACGGGATTTTAACCCGataaccaaaactcattttttttgaagtccaaaggagtttggagctgaaaaTTAAAGACTTTTGGAAGCTCAAAGAAGgtggagaaatcacaacacaagaaggagacttgaagcatttggatgggggatcaagtgggagttaaTCGACATATTATTTGTGTCAATTTTCAccccttaggaaggaccttttggcacacttgtttcagctaacaagtgttgtcaaaatagttggctatggttatgcacctattgttATGTAAAATATGCTTGTTTGGTTGCTTATTTTGTTGTTTTAGATGATATGACGATATGCATaacttaacaaactaataatcaacaacaagcgtaaaattggttcttaacaaaattattaaaatggttaataaaggttttattaaaaattaatgattttgtaataaaatgggttttattaaaaagaaccttgaaaattagttttcactaaagtaccattgatttgaatgcattcaaatgtatggtacataatattttctaaactagaattttgaaatattgaaaacccttttataaaacaagtcaaacaccatcctttatacaacactcgaaacacttgggaactcttattgtgggataaaggtcacctaaccacatttgagggaacttgtatgttcgaggtgggtttaccatgtttgtgggataaaggtcacctaactacttatgtgtataaactcacacgtgtgtataagttggacgacttgatttggaaaccatgaacttagggtcaccgaagcatggggaagaaaggtgttgatgggattaaacatgccaactaaacataaagatgtttaatcgatcccatatggctagaaaTTGCAAAGAGTTGCAATTATCAAACGTtaactaccttgttaatttaaatagagggataaaggtcagctaaccaatatttaaatataacgttggattctagattttaactATTAATCGTCTTTAAGGcacaaaagggtattaatgattaaaatataataatatcgaaaatactaaaattgaacttgttaaattttgtagatggccgctaacaatgcaaacccgacTAACCAAATCGTCcgaaacctatcactaagaaccatcctacaaaaggatcgtctcaaccataacaacttcatggattggtttcgaaacttgagaatcgttctcaagcaagagaagagatatcctatgtgttggacgatcctattcccgatgAACCTAACGTGGAAGATGTGGAAGCCTACAATGATTAGGTTATGTATACCGAGGAAtccatgcaagcctcatgcctcatgttgggaactatgattcccgaaattcaaaaggattttgaacatcacggggcatacgacatgattacccagTTAAAGGAGATGTCCTACAACAAGCAACGGTAGATCGCTTCGAAACTGTTcgggcgcttcatgcatgtcgaatggaggaaacccaatcggtatcATCTTATGTCCTttagatgaaaagccacattgatcgccttGAAAGGCTAAATTGTCCCgtctctaaagagttggctacggatttgatcctcaactctttaacaaagaaatttgagagctttgtaatgaattacaacatgaatggatgggacaagagcattggtgagcttcatgcaatgctcaaaactGCCGAAGCAGGAATGGGCAAAAAGGCTTTACCCGTCCTAGCGATCAATGAAGGAGGCAACAAGAAG is from Helianthus annuus cultivar XRQ/B chromosome 9, HanXRQr2.0-SUNRISE, whole genome shotgun sequence and encodes:
- the LOC110875588 gene encoding probable E3 ubiquitin-protein ligase ATL45 yields the protein MQNNLPMFRYSAATTSDDCSICLECFKEGEFCRALPVCDHLFHAKCVDLWLVKVLNCPVCRAPVRVDGDWRSGSVVDDESKFLWAVDVGRQLREYSLSWLFLDLDLVGDNYSVKEVWLRK